In Lolium rigidum isolate FL_2022 chromosome 7, APGP_CSIRO_Lrig_0.1, whole genome shotgun sequence, the DNA window GATCCTCGGCGACAAGGCTAGGTATTATGACCTGCATGTCTTCTCGTCTGTGACGCGGGCATGGAGCAGCAAGGGCACCTTGCCGGGCTTATCTGAAGATGATCAGAAACTGCTGGCTAAAGCTAGTCATGCCACAGACAAGGTGATCAAGGTCGGAGCAAGCTCGCTGGGATATGTTGACCTCTCCTGGGGCATTCTTCTTGCTTGCGACGTATTCAGTGAATACCCTGTCATCAAGTACATTCCATTGCCTGCATCAAGGGTTTGCAACATGGACAAGGATGGTGACCCTTACATTGCCCCAGAATACTGTTGTGATGTCTCCAGCTGCAACAATTTGATCAAGTTCGTCGAGGTAGAGTTTGACCACCGTGATCGCAGGAGCTTGGGCAATCAAGGTTGGAAAGCCACCACATGGAGCAGAGACATATCTTGGGATGATTGGCGTGTGCGCTCGTCGGTCAATGTTGCTAACATCTCAGTTGACCCAAGATATTCTGATTTACTGCCCCAGTTGTGGAATAACAAGACCAAAGAACTAGAACTGAAGAAACTGGTTTTCTATACCCCCACCCTGAGCAAGAATGACGATGATTTCCTTTACGTGATGTCTAAGTTGAATTCTGGAGGCGACAAGGCCTGGGTCATCTCTGTTGACATGAAACATGCGGCTGTGGAAGCAATCGCGCCGTATTCTACCAAAGGGCGCCCACTTGCTGTATGGCACTGTCCATGCGCCTTCCCCAAGTATATAGAGCCGACACCAGGTGATTCTCCTTTCTTTTTCCTAATGTGATCAACACAAAAATTCTCAATTTGGGGCTCTTCGTTTTCTGTTCAGTATGAGCACTATTGACAGTGAACTCTTCAGTTCATTACTTTCATCTTTTTATCAACTTAAGTCAACTAGGGCACTGCACGTCTATTTATTCGTACATGTTGATGCGTTCTAAACTGGCATGATGCCACTTCCAATGCTTAAAAAATTTGCTACAAGTATGAACCCTGTCTACAGAGACTGCATCCACACTGATAGATATCTTGTGTGCTCACAAACAAACAAGCAACAATAAGTTCCTACTCTCCATGAGTTTTAGTTGGGCACAAGCATGCAAGGTTAAACAACTGCACATACTGTGCAGATATTTAAGGTGAATCATTAGCCCATTTCATTCATGTGTTTTGCTTAATTATCCTATGCCGAACTCTTCCCATAGCTAAGTTCTTAAGTAGCTCACCTCTGTAACTGTGGTTGTGTGCTTGCACATGTTGCTTATGCGACGGTGGTGAAATTTGAAAGAAGAATGCATAGCAACTTATATGGACACTACGTTTTTCCCCCAAATTTTGGTTCATGCTCTGTTTGTGACTCGATCTAGTAATTGTTGTGGAGGACTCAGGTtgagctcccccccccccccccacccccacccccataAGGATTGGCCCTTGTGAAGTTTATGCATCCCCCCTGATGTTTTTTGTCCAATTTTTTGCAGAGGATGGCGTGACCCAGAACTTTAAGAGGTAATTCATATATTACTACCTTTACCTGTTTGAGTATTTGATGTTTGGTTTGTACAACATCTTGCTGATTTAGTTTGTTGCTGCTACTTCTATTGGATGTTTGTTGGCAGGATTAGTGTGTCAGACTGTGTTCTGCAAGTGATGTTGACTCAAGACTGGTTCATGGAACTTGGTAATTGATAAGTTTAAAATTTTATATACTAGCCTTTTTTTTGGTGTTGGTTTTAGTATGCATGTGCAACCAACATTTACCAAGTGAATTCTTAAAGTCTTGATCTAGAATAATTTCCCTACCAGTATCTGCAAATGTCTTTTAATTTAATCTGCGGCATTACTCTAATTGCTTGTTCTAGTCATGTAAATCATCTTTCAAACTGCCATGTAATTTCATCCTTTTTTTTGTTGTGTAACATTCTCAATGAAAATATTATGCAAGTAAGTTCTATCGAATTGACTCTTACGACAAAAAGATTCATGACTGTATGCTCCCTTTGTAGATAGACGCTTGGAATTTGAGGATGAAGCTTACGATGAGTGCAGATCTTTACTTCACGCTTGGCCAGTATCATCTCTGCTTTTAGATATCCAAGAAGTAAGTTATGCATGCATCATTGCTTCACAAGCTTGAAGTTCTGTATTCCCTCTTCAAACTATGCACAAAGCCGTTGGTAGCGAGTGCAATCATTATATCCATGGTGTCATTGCTTGATTCCAAATCTGAAGTCACGTGAATCTTTAAAAAAAATCTTGATGCAGGTGATAAAATATGCATCTGATTATGATGAAGGCGAAACCACCTCCAAAGCGGCTGATGTTTGTTCACGGTACGTGCACGAGGAAACAATTTTGAAGTGCACTCATTTTGCAATTGACTTAACCTCTTATATCTGACTATACTTTCTGTTCTTCCCTAGAGCCTTGGAAGATTTCGCTGTGCTACTGAAGTCACCCAGTGACCCATTGTCATGTACTGATGCACTGAGGAGCAGAATCAGTATGGTCCTTGGAGCGTTAGACAGGTTAGAAAATGAAAAGACCTTTCTCTACTTTATTACTGTCAGGAGAGATCATTTACTTGAGATTATTTCTATCGAGAGAAATCATTTATTGATGCTACATTTTCCCATCTTTTCAGTTTTCTGTGTACTGTGCCGCCAACCGTGAGGGTGCTCGCAGATGCCTGCCACCAGGAGAGACGGAGAGCTAAATCTGAAGTCCGTCAGAAGCCAGGTCAGCTGAAGGacgaaaaactgcagggctttcCTGCTAACCTTTCCCACGGCAAGAAGCCAGTCCATACCAAGGACACTACTTATGATTGGTTGTACGGGAAAACGAACCAAACTAACTCTCGAGGTAATAAGCAGAACCAGTCACAACGGGATCACCGTGATGAACGAGCAGTGGATTCAGATCATCGCTGCTGCCCGGAACGGTGGAAAACCTCTGCATATTCGCTGATGATTCTGTGCCTGCTCTGGGCTTACATACTGACGCAGTGACACCGACTGTTCTGAAATTGCTCCATCACCCTTCTGTGCAGTAGAGTCGGTATCTTTGTACAGTAGTATGTTTCTTTGGTTTCTGTGCACGATAGAGGTGGCCTGTGTTCTGGAATTTAGGCTTGGACTTCACATCTGATGAACAAGGTAGCATGTGGTGATGCTTGCCTAGCTCCCAAATGTAATATAGTAGTAACTATTAGTGAAGAGACTGAACGTTAAACATAATAGCATGTGACTGGTGTACATAAGATACAGTTGATACTTTGCAGTATATCATATCGCAGTATGGATCAAACTATGAGAATGCTGCAATCTTGTACTCCTGTATTTGAACTGGACCCATGTTTGCAAACTCGCAGATGCCCACAATGTGTTTGATGCAGTGCTTTAAGGAAGGAGTCATGTGACAGCTCTGGCTGGCTATTGGAATCCATTGATGCCCACAATGTTTTTGATACACTAAACCGGCAGAAGCAGAGAATGAGAGAACCATCAGCATGAGGTTTCCAGCGACGCCCGTTGCAAAACGACGAGACATGGGGATGGTTCTGCTAGCTGTTGTTTTTGATGCTGTGGTTGGTTTTCACTTTTCAAGGTCATGCTGAAGCCTGCCCCGGTTTTGATCTCCAAGTCAGCCCTCTTCGTGCCTGGTTTTTCaatctttattttctttttctgctaCCGTTGACCTGTAGCCCCCTTGATCACGTCACTACATTTTCCATTATACTAGTACACGGGTCTGAAAAACCTGAAACCGGCGGAGAAACAGGCAGACAGAACTGCGGATGAACAGAAGCAGCAGCTGAGCCGGCCACCCTGTTTCTTCTACCTTCTGCATGAGACAAAGTAAATCCTTCTTATTTCCCCACTTGCACTCCAATCTAACCTTAATTACTCGCCGATCAATTCCTCCAGCAACAATATATATACATGGCTCGCCTCGCCTTTCTTCCTCACCAAACGTCTCATCAACGTGTACTGTGAAGTAGAAACAGCTACAAAAGATTGTCCTTTGTCTTTGAGTTCCTGGAGCTAGCGACCACTTAACAGCAATGGCGACCGCTGGGAAGGTGATCAAGTGCAGAGGTACGTCCTTGAAATACCATCTAGTTACATCAGTTTGATTAGTGTCGGAAGAAAATCTGGAATTGTTGGGACTTGGGAGTAATGTAGGCCTAATTGGTTTTGTTCTTCGGTGACTGCAGCGGCAGTGGCATGGGAGGCCGGGAAGCCGCTGGTGATCGAGGAAGTGGAAGTGGCGCCGCCGCAGGCCATGGAAGTCCGCGTCAAAATCCTCTACACCGCTCTCTGCCACACCGACGTCTACTTCTGGGAAGCCAAGGTGCCCATAAATGTCTCTCATAGTTTCGTGGTTTTCAATCGGGTAATCGTGACGTTGACTAACATGGTGATGTTCTGCTTTGGTTTCTGCAGGGGCAAACTCCGGTTTTCCCTAGGATCTTAGGCCATGAAGCTGGAGGGTATGCATCACAATACTGCCTGGCTGTCCATTATCTTATTTTGTCGCAGTTTGGTTGCTTGGTGGAATCTTGATTCTAAATTATACTAGTTTATTCACCCAAGCAACTAATTATAGTCATCCTGAGTCCTGATTTGTTAGTCTATTAGATTGAGCAAGTGTCCATATATTAGTAACATGGGATTAGACTAAGAAAAATACTAGGACAACGACATCCATATGACACAAGCTCTCATAAAGTGTTTTGTCTTTTCTCCTAATTACTCAGTTAAATTATTCCGACAACGTCATCATGTGACTGCATTATTAATTTGTGACATATTTTGACACACTAATTTCCTAGATAGTATCACTTTTTTcttataaagggaatatattaataataTTAAGTAGATATCAATTACATCCGCCCTCTGCAACAACATAATGTCTCAAGCGAGTCGAGATATCATGGATACACACAGCTAAAAGAAAAAATACCCCGCTGAAGTGTTCAACGAAGCTATATAAATGGACTCTTTTTTTGCATTCCGATGAAAATTTTGCTTGCTCTTCATAGTTTAACTTTTGTAATAACACTTCCCACAAATAATGTCTTCCTCACAGCATTGTTGAGAGCGTCGGAGAGGGTGTGACTGAGCTGGTGCCGGGTGACCATGTCCTCCCGGTCTTCACTGGTGAGTGCAAGGAGTGTGCCCACTGCAAGTCAGAGGAGAGCAACCTGTGTGACCTTCTAAGAATCAACGTGGATCGTGGCGTGATGATCGGTGACGGACAGTCCCGCTTCACGATCAATGGGAAACCGATCTTCCATTTCGTTGGGACCTCCACCTTTAGTGAGTACACCGTGATCCATGTTGGGTGTCTCGCGAAGATCAACCCAGAGGCGCCCCTTGACAAAGTTTGTGTTCTCAGCTGTGGTATCTCAACTGGTAAGACATGGCTACTGAAGCAACTGATTCCAATTGAGTTAGTATGTACAGGATGCCTGAAATAGTTACtgaaatgtgtttttttttttcaggACTTGGTGCGACACTAAATGTTGCGAAGCCGAAGAAGGGTTCAACGGTCGCAATTTTTGGTCTTGGAGCGGTGGGACTTGCTGTAAGTGACACTATGTGATCAGTATCTTCCACAACATATCATTGACCAACTGATGTATGTTTTTATTCACATGATTAGGCCATGGAAGGGGCCAAGATGGCTGGGGCATCAAGGATCATTGGTGTGGACTTGAACCCTGCAAAATATGAACAAGGTACAATCCTTTCTCACGGAAACACGAGGTCGTCTTAGTAAAAAAAATTTGGATAGCGCACCAAACCtaacaagtccatcaattttcagCTAAGAAATTTGGATGCACCGACTTTGTGAACCCAAAAGACCACACCAAACCCGTGCAAGAGGTTTGTTCTTTTCCATCAGTAAACATTTCTCCCTTTTTATCATGGCATAGACATAGACAAGCTTGTGCCACAAAAAACTCACTGATCAATGCTGATCTCCAGGTGCTTGTGGAGATGACCAATGGTGGAGTTGACAGTGCCGTCGAGTGTACTGGCAACATCAATGCCATGATTTCCGCCTTCGAATGCGTTAGTGATGTAATATACTTCTCAATGCACCTACAAATAAGCTTTACGCCGATGATCATTGTGAGCCATTTCTATTCTATGTTGAACTGAATCATGAAATCTGTCGGGTGCAGGGGTGGGGTGTAGCCGTGCTGGTGGGCGTCCCTCACAAGGACGCAGTGTTCAAGACCCAGCCGATGAACTTTCTCAGCGAGAAGACACTAAAGGGAACCTTCTTCGGCAACTACAAACCGCGTACTGACCTCCCAGAAGTCGTCGAGATGTATATGAGGAAGGAGTTGGAGCTGGAGAAGTTCATCACTCACAGTGTGCCCTTTTCGCAAATCAACACGGCGTTCGACCTCATGCTCAAGGGGGAGGGACTGCGTTGCGTCATGAGGATGGAGGAGTAAACATCGCCTCTTCTTGGTCATTTCCATCGCGGCTGTCAGGATTTGCTGCTTGAGAAACATAaaagattttttaaaaaaatattttccaTTGTTTAATTATGTACTAGTCGTGAGATAAGCATGTGATGTTCATCTCTGTGATCACTGAGAACGAACAGCTATGTGTTTTGTGTTCCAGCTTTGGTCTTTGTTTTCACTGTGATGTCCGCTGCTTCTAGTTAGCGTGTAAATTACTACCATTGTacacaataataataataataacttgTAGTTTCCGTGTTAATATCACATTCTACTCCTCCACTGCAAATCAgttcttctcttttctctttgtttcttgtTTGCAGAAAGCCTTTTTTCTGTGAGCGAAAGATGTTTGAAGGCCTTGCCTGCTGTTTGCATGTCAATGGCTTAGGGTGCTCTGTTTTGTCAGACGACTGAATCGAAGCACACATCTCTCTTGTCGGAGTGTCATAGCGGGATAGGTCCGAGGCCTTGCAAAGCAAGAGGGTATTTGTAGCATTTCAGAGTCACTGATTTATTCTGTTTATTCACGTAAGATCACATACAGTAGTTTGGCTCCCATCATTTGGGGATGGAATCAAATAATTTATTTGTCATTTATGTGGATTTTCCAAATGAAATGGTTTCATCAATATTATTTTACCCTCTTCGATCCAAATATTTTGACTccattttatctagatacggacgTATGGgtcaacaaatgcatctaggTACATCCGTATTTAGATAAAGTGGAGTGAACTAATTTTGATTGGAGGGAGTATTTTATTTCTTCCAAATGAAATAAAATGCTGGTTGCCGAACAAGCTCTAATAGAATATATATAATTTGacatttttatttcttttatttcattttgtatTTCATAATGAGCATGTGTATCAATAAAGGATTTTGAAATTCTTCCCTTTTCCTTGTACTTTTTTTTTGAGCTTCCCTTTTTTTTTGAGACAACCTGTCAAGCTCTTTATTCACCAGATTCAGCGGTTATAGGTATTGTTACAGAATGAGGAGTTCCCAGCAAGAGATGACAGCCAACTCCCGGTGCTAAGAGCAACTCGAACAGAGCCTGTAAAAGCGGCCGAAACCGAAAAAGCCCGGCAGAAATACGGGTTCAGACCGAGTCGGTCAGAAtggagcccgaactcgcggcctggCCCGCAAAAcgagttcgggggcccgagaaactcggcGGCCACCTGTATTAAAAggggccgcggaggggagttcggtttccaaaccctactcccctccgccgctttcactccctccaccgccacctgcctcctctccggcgagccatTTCGCCGCCTCTGATGCCGCTACGCCGCTTCCGCCACACCCCTTCGTCCGCAATGGGGCGCTTAAGACACGTAGGTAGGGGAGGGGCCGAATCGGCGGTGGGAAGCAACCACCGCATCCGCCGGATGTACGTTCGGAGGCGGACCGCGCGAGGCGGGCGCGCTCCGACGGCGCTTGGAAGCGGTCGGCACGGAGGTGGCCGAGTGCTTTCGCGCGCCGGGCAGCGCTAGAGGAGGCGCGCCAAGAAGGACAAGCCGAGGCAACTCCCGCCG includes these proteins:
- the LOC124670532 gene encoding alcohol dehydrogenase 3-like — translated: MATAGKVIKCRAAVAWEAGKPLVIEEVEVAPPQAMEVRVKILYTALCHTDVYFWEAKGQTPVFPRILGHEAGGIVESVGEGVTELVPGDHVLPVFTGECKECAHCKSEESNLCDLLRINVDRGVMIGDGQSRFTINGKPIFHFVGTSTFSEYTVIHVGCLAKINPEAPLDKVCVLSCGISTGLGATLNVAKPKKGSTVAIFGLGAVGLAAMEGAKMAGASRIIGVDLNPAKYEQAKKFGCTDFVNPKDHTKPVQEVLVEMTNGGVDSAVECTGNINAMISAFECVSDGWGVAVLVGVPHKDAVFKTQPMNFLSEKTLKGTFFGNYKPRTDLPEVVEMYMRKELELEKFITHSVPFSQINTAFDLMLKGEGLRCVMRMEE